A genomic window from Paramormyrops kingsleyae isolate MSU_618 chromosome 23, PKINGS_0.4, whole genome shotgun sequence includes:
- the LOC111854201 gene encoding protein FAM76A codes for MAALYACTKCNQRFPFEALSQGQQLCKECRIAHPMVKCTYCRTEFQQESKTNTICKKCAHNVKLYGTPKPCQYCNIIAAFIGNKCQRCTNSEKRHGPPQPCEQCKQQCAFDRKDDRRKVDGKLLCWLCTLSYKRVLQKTREQHKQLGGTSHASLSHKEQLSHYNSQKTLSTSSLQNEIPKKKGKFDSISTNGDSFSPDLALDSPGTDHLVIITQLKEEVASLKKVLHQKDQLILDKEKKITELKAEFQYQESQMRTKMNQMEKTHKDLVEQLQARNRELLKQVAALSKGKKPTMTSP; via the exons GAGTGTCGCATCGCCCATCCCATGGTGAAGTGTACCTACTGCCGCACGGAATTTCAGCAGGAGAG CAAAACCAACACCATCTGTAAGAAGTGCGCCCACAACGTCAAGCTGTACGGCACG CCCAAACCCTGTCAGTATTGCAACATCATCGCCGCCTTCATCGGCAACAAGTGCCAGCGCTGCACCAACTCGGAGAAGCGGCACGGGCCGCCGCAGCCGTGCGAACAGTGCAAGCAGCAGTGTGCCTTCGACCGAAAGGACGACCGCAGGAAG GTGGACGGGAAGCTGCTCTGCTGGCTCTGCACTCTGTCCTACAAGCGCGTGCTGCAGAAAACACGAGAGCAGCACAAGCAGCTGGGCGGCACCTCGCATGCCTCCCTGTCGCACAAGGAGCAGCTATCGCACTATAACAG CCAGAAGACTCTGTCCACCTCCTCTCTGCAGAATGAAATCCCCAAGAAGAAGGGCAAGTTTGACAGCATCTCCACCAATGGAGACAG CTTCTCCCCGGATCTGGCACTGGACTCCCCAGGAACAGACCACCTGGTCATTATCACCCAGCTGAAGGAGGAGGTAGCCTCACTCAAGAAGGTTCTTCACCAGAAAGACCAGCTCATCCTGGACAAGGAGAAGAAA atcaCAGAGCTCAAGGCAGAGTTCCAGTACCAGGAGAGCCAGATGAGGACCAAGATGAACCAAATGGAGAAAACCCACAAAGATCTAGTGGAGCAGCTTCAG GCGCGGAACCGGGAGCTGCTGAAGCAGGTGGCCGCGCTCTCCAAGGGCAAGAAACCCACCATGACATCACCGTGA